In one window of Clavelina lepadiformis chromosome 4, kaClaLepa1.1, whole genome shotgun sequence DNA:
- the LOC143451461 gene encoding uncharacterized protein LOC143451461: protein MISGTTSYCHSGTLRAWHCGFLNFAVRNYSSFSNREKNHYEILEVDPGASFDEIKDSYIEKSKDLHPDATASKGQDTHGEFIALNEAYKILCKPDLRRQYDVLLHREGVYQGPVKMNPSVKNPYRSASYKNPYHNYNEGWQNADHWTDYHNTYGTSRARRKMQQEIKHDFWQKHWNFSREHGGGGPQLSTHKQPEPKKSPLRELCYMLGTMAVLSFGTLFLYYFSPRGQIDVAYFHQEHAAWLLSKVNVKTDKAPTAELTLESAFEIKPKR from the coding sequence ATGATTTCTGGCACTACATCTTACTGCCACAGTGGTACATTGCGGGCGTGGCATTGCGGTTTTCTGAACTTTGCAGTGAGAAATTACTCCTCATTTTCCAACAGAGAGAAGAATCATTACGAAATCTTAGAAGTCGACCCTGGCGCCAGCTTTGATGAAATCAAAGACTCCTACATTGAAAAATCCAAAGATCTTCACCCTGATGCTACTGCCTCAAAGGGACAAGACACACATGGAGAGTTCATCGCTTTAAACGAGGCTTACAAGATTTTATGTAAACCGGATTTACGTCGTCAGTATGATGTGCTATTGCACCGGGAGGGTGTTTATCAGGGACCTGTAAAGATGAACCCTTCAGTAAAGAATCCCTATCGATCGGCAAGCTACAAAAACCCTTATCACAATTACAATGAAGGATGGCAGAATGCCGATCACTGGACTGATTATCACAACACATACGGGACTTCGAGAGCTCGCCGGAAAATGCAGCAGGAAATAAAGCACGACTTTTGGCAGAAACACTGGAATTTCTCACGTGAACATGGGGGAGGGGGCCCTCAACTTTCAACTCATAAACAGCCTGAGCCAAAGAAATCCCCTTTACGAGAGCTTTGCTACATGCTCGGCACGATGGCTGTTTTGTCGTTTGGAAcactttttctttattatttttctcCGCGTGGACAAATCGATGTGGCTTATTTTCACCAAGAACATGCTGCGTGGCTTTTATCAAAAGTTAATGTAAAAACTGATAAAGCTCCCACCGCAGAGTTAACATTGGAATCGGCTTTTGAAATTAAACCAAAGAGATAA